The following DNA comes from Marichromatium purpuratum 984.
GGCGACCGCGCCCACCCTGGGTGCCCGAGCCGCCGACCGCAACCCGCATCGTCCCCATCCGGAGGCTCTATCTCGTGAGGAACACCGTCACCCTGACCCTGCTCGACGGCACCGAGATCCCCGCCGAGTCGCTGCGCCTTGCGCTCGAGGCCGACGCCTGGGCGTGGAGCTGGTCGGCGCGGGTGCCGGGCGCGGCGCTCGCGCGGCTCCAGGCCGAGCCCGAGGCGCCCGCCGTCGAGCTGATCGCTACCGTCAACGCCCACCCGATCCGGCTACGCCTCGACAGCATCGCCCGCGCGCGGAGCTTCGGCTCCAACTGGCTCGACCTCGGCGGGCGTGGTCGCGCCGCCGTGCTCGGCGCGCCGAGTGCCGCGCCGCGCGCGCGCACCAACACCGAGTCGCGCAGCGCCCGCCAACTGCTCGACGCGGCGCTCACCGACAACGGGGTGCCGATCGGCTGGACGCTCGACTGGCAACTGGAGGACTGGACCGTCCCGGCCGGCGCCTGGAGCCACAACGGCACCTTCATCGAGGCCGCCGCGCGCATCGCCGAGGCCGGCGGCGGCTATGTCCAGGGCCACGACACCGAGCCGGTGCTGCGCCTGCTGCCCTGGTATCCGCGCCCGCCCTGGGCCTGGGCCGAGACCACCCCCGACATCGCGCTGCCCGAGGACGCCTGCCACACCGAGCGCATCGAGTGGATCGCGCGCCCGGACTACGACGCGGTGTGGATCACCGGCGGCGAGGGCGGTCGGCGCGACCGCGTGCGCCGCGCCGGGCGCGCCGGCGACACCCAGGCCCCGACCTGCGTCGACGCGCTCGCCACCGATGTCGTCATGACCCGCCAGCGCGGCCTGCGCCTGCTCGCCGACACCGGCCGCCAGGCCCACATCACCCTGCGCGCCCCGGTCCACCCCGAGACCGGCATCATCCACCCCGGCCAGCTCATCGCCTACACCGAGGGCGGCACCACCCGCCTCGGGCTCTCGCGCGCGGTCGAACTCGACTGCCGCCTGCCCGAGGTGTGGCAATCCATCCGCATCGAGAGCCACCCGACATGAACACCTGGAACGCCTACCGCCGCCTCCTTCAACTCCTCCCCGAGCCGCCCACCGACGTCGGCACCATCACCGCCACCAGCAGCGACGGCTGCACCGTCACCCTGCTCAGCGGCGAGCAGACCCAGGTACGGGGGCGCGGCAGCATCGGCGATCCGGTCTACATCAAGGATGGGGTGATCCAGGGTCCGGCGCCGGTGTTGCAGACGGTGGAGATTGAGGTGTAGGGGAAGGTATCGCTGCGCTGCGCGGCAGCCACCGCGTCAGTTGGCGCTTATGTGGCGTGTGCCGTAAACTGTGCGGGCGTGACGCGGAGCAGAACCGACCACCGCAGGGCAGGGCAGGAAATCGCACAGCGCGAGCGCGTAACCTGTTGATTTATAAAATCCTTGCTGCCCGTTTTCTGAATGGGGTTCAGGTGGTCGGAGGTTCAAATCCTCTCGCCCCGACCAACATCGAAAAAAGCGGCTCTGCTTTGGCAGGGCCGCTTTTTTTGTGTCTGTAGAAATGAGATTTCCTCGGTTTTTGGCCCCTCAAGGCGGGGCTTTCATGCGATGGTCTGATGACGGCTCTGGCTGCCGGGCTTGTTGAGCGTCTGAGGGCAAGCAAACGGCTTACACACGCCCTTGCGCTGAGGGATCATCGGACAGATGCCGCGCCGATTGCAGTAGCGGCGTAAATCTTCACAAAAGAGGTGAATTCAAACCTTTGTGTGGGGACATCCATCGGAGCTGTCTGACCACCTGATGCTGGCTCTGGCTGGGCGCTGAACAAATGACAAGACAGTCGAACCTCAGGGTCGTCTGTCACGCGGAGGCGCTGACGGATTGCGTGGCCGCGGATGTGAGCGCACTGGGGCTGGATCTGAAAGTGATCTGCCGCCCGAACTGGTACTTCTGATGATCGAATTCACCCAAGGTAACCTGCTGGATGCGGACGTCGATGCGATCGTGAACACGGTCAACACCGTCGGCGTGATGGGTAAGGGTATCGCCTTGATGTTCAAGGAGAAGTATCCCGAGAACAACCGGGCTTACATGGCCTACTGCAAGGCTGGAGCTTTCGAGCCCGGCTCCCTGTTCGTCACCAGGCAGAGCGATCTGTTGGGGCCGCTCTGGATCGTGAATTTTGCGACCAAGCAGCACTGGCGCCATCCGAGCAAGATGGAATGGATCGAGTCCGGCCTCCGCGAGTTGCGAGAGTTCATCGAGGACAACCAGGTGCGGTCGATCGCCGTGCCGCCCCTGGGCGCTGGCAACGGCAAGCTGGATTGGTCAGCGGTGAGACCCTGCATCGAGCGCGCACTCGGGGATCTCGAATCCGTTCGCGTCGTCGTGTTCGAGCCGACGGCCAAGTACCAGAACGTCGCCAAACGCACAGGGGTCCAGGCGCTCACCCCTGCCCGCGCGATGATTGCGGAGCTGGTCCGGCGTTATTGGATCCTCGGTTTCGAGTGCTCGCTTCTGGAGATCCAGAAGCTGGCCTGGCTGCTGGAGCGTGCGATCGAGCGTCATGAGCTGGATAACCCGCTCGACCTGCGTTTCGAGGCCAACCGTTACGGACCCTATGCCCATCGGCTGCACCACCTGCTCGATGGCCTCGATGGCAGCTATCTGCACTGCGACAAGCGCTTGGCCGATGCCGGCCCCCTCGACGTGATCTGGTTCGAGGAGGCCCGGAAGGAATACCTGAGCACCTATCTTGCCGGTCCCGAGATGGCACCCTATCGCGAGGCGTTCGATGAGACCGTCGCCTTGATCGATGGCTTTCAGTCGCCGCTTGGAATGGAGCTTTTGGCAACGGTCGACTGGCTTCTGAGCCGCGAGGGCTGTGAGCCGTCGGTTCAGGGCGTGATCGCTGCTCTGGCTACTTGGCCCGGCGGCAAGGATGCAGGTGAACGCAAGCGCCGCCTCTTCGATGATCGCTTGATCCGCCTCGCCCTCGATCGGCTCGCGAGTTGAAACCGCGGCTTGCGAGTCGCCCGGTGTTCAGTCGCTTCGGCGCATGAACATGCTGGGCCGTCCTTGGCCCGGAGGGGAAACGCGACAATGCAGCGTGCCTCTCGCCACTTGCTTGTGCTCTGGCCCGTTCGGTGACGCTGATGCATCGCTCCGGATGGTGGGCGAGAGCAAAGGAAGCCGGCCATGATTTTCCCTTTCTTCCTTCCTCCCCGTGCTTGTCTGTTGCGCGGATAAGGTATCGACGAGCGAGAGCGCCGAGACGATCTGTCCCACGCTCGCTGCTGTGTCAGCGCCTCGGCCGTTTGATGGGGCCGTACACAGAGGGCGGTGGCGCATCATCCGTATCCTGATATCATCGATCGCGTCCCTTGATATTCCGAGAAGTCAGGTATGAGCGACACGACCGACGAGATCGAACGAATCCCGCTTAAGGCAATGCTGAGCCAGCTTCGGCAAGAGTTGATCGATGCCAAGGCCGAAGGGGAACGCAAGGATCTCAAGTTCATGGTCGACGACATCGAGCTGGAGCTTCAGCTGGCGACGACTCAAGAAAGGGGCGGCGGCACCGGGATCAAGTTCTGGGTCCTGAATGCGAACTTGAAGGGCAAGGACACGTCGGTTGCGACACAAACGCTCAAGCTCAAGCTCAAGGCCGTGCAGGAGGTCGAGGACCCGGCTACCGGTGAGCCATCGACCGTCCCGGCCAAGATCAGCGGAAGGCTCTCTGGTTGAGGCCGATACGAGAGGACTTCAGGGATGGTCGGTTTACGCACGGAACACTGCGTCGAGATCCGTGTTCCAGCCGGGGGAGGAGAGTTCTGTTTCGGCTCCGGCTACGCCTTGGCCCCACACTGGGTCCTGACGGCGTACCACGTCCTCTTCGATGCGGATCGGGATCTGAATTCGCAGACCTTTGAGATCGTCTGGCGGGATTCGCGGGGGCATCCCATCGAGCCGGAACAGAGCATCACCAGGACCGATATCCTCTGGTACAACAAAGAACACGACATCGCCCTGATCCGCTGCGAACCACGCGCGAGCGATCTGGTCAGCCCCTGGTACCTGATCGACCAGAGACGACCCGCAGCGAGGGCCAGATGTGACTGCTGTGGCTATCTCGCTGGGCTGCAGGACGAAGCGCATTGCCCCAGACGCAAAGCCCCGCAAGGCATCCTTGGTCGCTCGGATGCCCTCACCGCCGATCTTGATGGACTCAACGTCCAGTTACAGCAGGACAAGTACTGGGGCGGGTTCAGCGGCTCCGCTGTGTTCTCCGCCAATCGGCTGGTCGGAATTGTCCGGAGGGTGAATACGGGGGAGAGCGGTAAAGGCCTGACCCTCTCGTTCATCGCCCCCGCGTTGCTGGCAGACGGCGACGAGCCGCAAATGGGACGACTGAGAGAGGTCGAAGACTTTCTCGTCTGCCCTGGCAAAGATGCCTGCTGGAAAGGGCTGCGCTCCTATGTCATCGATCAGCTGGATGCCCATGACGGGCTGCGCAAGCACCTCGCGGACTGCTGTCGCAGTCATCTTGCCCCGGGAACCGAGATCCTCGGTGCTGATGCTCTAGCTGATACTCTCTTCAGTTTGCCTCAGCGTGAGATTGCTCGCGCCTTAGGATTGGCGCTCGACCAGATGCAGCCGACGCAGGATAGAGCTGGCATCCAGTCAGTGGAATACTTGGCACTGGTTTGTCTGCGCCTGTTGGCGGCTGATCAGGGCGCGGTACCGCCGCTAGTTGGCGCGGCAAAAACCTATGACGGCTCGCCGGTGTCAGTCGCCGCATCTCCACCGATGTTACTGGATCTCGAGTCTAAGCTCGCCGAGGCATCGGACAATGCCCCCCAGTTGTGCGTGGCCGGCAACCATCTGCGTTCTCCCTTGGATCTCACGCCCGAGCACAACACCGGCCTTGACCCGGACGGACGCCGGGCGCAACAAGACGCGAAAGACGCCTACGCCGTCAAGAATGTTCCAGGCATGGAGTGGTTCAGAGCTGAGGATGCCAAGGCTCAGGTCAAGAAGCATGTGACCGGTCCACACGCCGATACCGGTATCACCTCGTCCGACCTACCGGTCGATGACGACGAGTGCGGGCACTTTCTCTCCGACCTGCTGTATCAGGAGGGCAAGAGCCGGAGCTACTACGTTCGTGTCCCGGCGACCTGGCATTGTGAGGAGGCCAACGTCTTGCGCGCCTTGGGCCGTTGGGCACCTGAACTCCTGGTGGTCGACCTAGAGCGGACGAAAGACCAGGCGCGAACCGGATACCTGGCGGCGCTCCATAGCGTCATCATGCGCTGCCAGAAAGCCCTGTCCCAAGACGATTCCGAGGGGAACTCATGACCCTTAGTCGATTCATCCGGCGCCTTCCACATCCGCCCATCACCCTGGAACAGGTTGGAGGTCGATCCTTTACGCATCTGTTCGAACAGTCGCATCTGGACGCCATCAACACCGCGCTGGCTTGCAACCGTCCCCTGTTGCTCACCGGCGAGCCGGGGGTGGGTAAGACTCAGCTCGCCAGGGCCGCGGCCAAGGCGCTCGGACGTGCCTACGTGCGCTGCACCGTGGACGCCAAGACCGAGTCACGAGACCTGCTCTGGCAGTTCGATGCGGTGGCCCGTCTGGCAGACGCCCAACTGGCTTCCGTTTGCGATTGGGATGCCTCGACCTGTGAGAAAAAGTTGGCCCCCGCCAATTATCTGATCCCGGGTCCTCTCTGGTGGGGGCTGAACTGGGGCTCTGCCGAGAAGCGACCCAAGGCCGTCGCGCCCCCGCAGCTCGATGGCGGCAATCACGAGCAGGGTGTCGTCGTCCTGATTGACGAGATCGACAAGGCCGAGATCGACGTGCCCAACGGTCTCCTCGAGGTATTGGGCGACGGCAGCTTCCAGCCAGAGGGCTTGGACAATCCGGTTCGCGCCGATGGTATCGCGCCGTTCATCGTCATCACATCCAACCGCGAGCGTGGTCTACCGGACGCCTTCGTGCGTCGCTGCGTAGTCATGCGCATGGCGCTGCCCAAGGACGACACCGAGCTGCGCAAGCGCTTGGTGGAGCGTGGTCAGGCCCATTCCAAACTGTCGCCCGAGGTGCTGGGACAGGCCGCGGATCTGCTCATCAAGGATCGTAAGGCCAGCACCAAGCTGCCGCGTCCGGGTCAGGCCGAATACCTGGATCTCTTGCGTGCGGTCGAAGAACAGCTGACCGTGACCGCCAGCGGCCCCAGCGCCGAGGAGCTGCTCAACCGCATCGAGCCTTACCTCCTGCGCAAGACCGAGGCCGTTTGATGGCTCAAGGTTTGGTCAGCCGCGGCGATCTGCTGCGCGCCTTGTGCGCCGAAGGCTGTGAGCCTCTTACGCCTGCCGCGCTGCATGCCTTGGGTTATGACGAACCGGAACCGAAGCCGAAGAAGAAGGCCGGCGACGCCTCGGAGAGTGCTACCGATCACGCCGAGGTTGGCACGGAGCCGCCGGCGCCCGCCCGCGCGCCCCTGCGTCCCGCTACCTTTTGGGTGCCCTTTCACCTGGCGTCGGACGAAATCTTGTTGCCGGGCGACCAGCCGCGCCTCAGTGCGCCAGCGCTGCCCAGCAGGCCGGCGGCTGACCCTTCCCCCTATCGCTATCTGACTGACTTCGCCCAGCTGGTGCCCAGGTTGCGCCGTGTCTTGACTGCAACCCGCCCATCGCGGGCCTATGACCTGGACCGTATCGTCCACTGCATGGGGCGCGGTGAGTGGCTGCGCCGGCTGCCGCGTCGCCATCGCGCCGGCTGGGGACCGAGCCTTTATGTCATCGAGGACCGCTGCGATCATCTGGCGCCTTACGTGCGCGATCAGGCCATGGTTCAGACCCATCTGCAGCGGCTCTTTCCGACCGCCGGCTTTCGCACGGCTCTCTATAGCGAGCACTGTGATCGGCCCCAGGTCCATTGGCCGGACGGTGAGGTCACGCCCATCGCCCCCCAGCCGGGCGACCAGGTTCTGGTGTTGGGGGATCTCGGCTGTCTTGCCCGCGATGGCGGGCGCGCCGCCCGCTTCTGGCGCGACTTCGGCGATGAGCTGGAACTGCTCGGCGTGTCCGCCCTGGTCCTGCTGCCCTGCGCTCCGGCCGACGCTGAAAAAGTGGCATCCCCTCATTTCCAGCGACTTTGCTGGGAGCATCCGGCCCCATCCATGCTCGCGACCGAGGCCCTACAAACGCGTGGCGAGCGACTCCTTGCCCGCATGTCCATCGCCTCGCGCATCGAGCCAGGCTTGCTGCGTGAGCTGCGTCTCGGTCTAGGCGACGTTGAGCACTTTCCGGCGCGGTTGGAGGCCTGGGTCTGGCAAGAGGCCAGCGGCAAGGGGGCCGCGATGATCGCGGCCGCATTGCCGGACGCGGATGCCGAAGCCTGGCGCGCCAAGCTCGGGGAAGGGGACGACTCCACCTGTCTCGGTAGACTCGTGGACACGGCACGGGATGCCATGCGTCATCTGCCCTACGAGGTCTGGCTGGAAACCGTGCTCAACGTCGCGGAAAGAGCCCCGCACGCGATCAGCGACGAGGAACGAAACCATGCCCGTGAGCTGCTCCAGTACCTGGCCGACCGGGCATCCTCATCGGGGGCAATGTCCCTCAGCCCTCGTGCATGGGACTGGCTCAGCGGTTTCTTCGAACGACTCGACGCGTCGGTCAAGGAGAACCCTTTCACCAAGGACGCATGTTGGGGACTGGCCTGCGCCTTGGCCGATACAGATCGTCAGCCCTTGCCCCCTCCGTCCGAACAGCCCTTGCCCCTCGATCTGTGCCAACTTGGTGATCGTGTCCACTCGGGAATGCCCCCCGGCGCAAGCCCGCTTGCGCGGCTCCATACCCGCGACCAAAACATTCAGGTGCGGGTGGTCGAAGATGCGTTCTGGGAGTCGGGCAAGGCACCGCCCTGGGCCACCGACTGGGGCTGGGACGCCTACGGTGCCTGGGTCGAATTCGCGATCGAGGATAAGGACGGTCAGCCGGTCACCCAGCGCATGCGCTGGATCGAGCCGGGGTGCTTTTGGATGGGGTCGCCCGACGATGAGCCGGGGCGAGATAGCGACGAAGGACCTCGGCATGAGGTGACGATTCAGGAGGGCTTCTGGCTGTTCGAGACCGCCTGTACCCAAGCCCTGTGGGAGGCGGTGACGGGTGAGAATCCGAGCTTTTTCAAAGGTCTGGATCGTCCGGTGGAGCAGGTGAGCTGGGATGACGTTCAAGGCCTTGTCGAGACGATCAATGCGCGCCTGCCGGGACTGGCGTTGAGCCTGCCGAGCGAGGCGCAATGGGAATATGCCTGTCGGGTGGGGAGCGATACGGCTTTCAGCTTCGGCGAGACCATCACCCCGGAGCAGGTCAACTACGACGGCAATTATCCCTACGCTGGAGGGGCGAAAGGGCTGGATCGTCAGGAGACCGTCCCGGTCAAGGCATTGCCTCCAAATGGCTGGGGGCTCTACCAGATGCACGGCAATGTCTGGGAATGGGTTCAGGATGCTTGGCACGATACTTACAAAGGGGCGCCCATTGACGGCTCGGCCTGGGAGTCCGCCGAGTCCGGCGCGGGGCGGGTGATCCGCGGGGGCTCCTGGCTCGACGTTGCGCGCTACTGTCGTTCCGCCCACCGCTACTGGTTCGTGCCCGTCAACCGCAACTTCAACCTTGGCTTCCGGTGCGCCCGAGTTCAGGTCCGTGAGTCAGGCACGCCGGAGGCGGAGCGAGTGGAGCTGGCGCGCCCCGGCCCGCGGAGCGGATCAGGCCGGGGCGAGACGGCTCCGTCTCGCGCAGCCGGGCAGGGGCACGTCAAACCGCAATTGTTGCGACTCGACACCACCGCCTCGGCCTCGGTTGAACTGCCGGACGCGCCAGGGCTGGAGATCCGCTCCGATCGCGAGGTCCTGCGCTTGCAGCGCTGTGCAATGCCCGACTGGGCCAAGGCCATGGGGCGCGATCGCTTTGGTCTCTGGGCCGAGATCCATATCGAACCTGTAACCAAGAAAGAGAAGCAGCGGCGACGGTGGTTTCGCAAGAAAGCACCGCAAGCAGTTCCCGAGAACGTGTCGGAGCCCTTCATCCAGCGTCTGCGCTGGATTCCGCCCGGTCGCTTCCTGATGGGCTCGCCGGAGGACGAACCGGGGCGTCGGGACTCTGAGGGGCCACAACATGTAGTTACCGTCGGTCAGGGCTTCTGGCTGTTCGACACGCCCTGTACTCAGGCGCTGTGGATCGCCCTGGGTTTGGAGAATCCGAGTCGCTTTCAGGACCCGGCACGGCCGGTGGAGCAGGTGACTTGGGACGACATCCAGCAGCAGTTTTTACCGGCGCTGAACGAGCGCATTCCGGGCTTCATCTTGCCGAGCGAGGCGCAATGGGAGTATGCCTGTCGGGCGGGGACGCAGACGGCACTCTACTCCGGGCCGATCGAGATCCGGGGCGACATGGATGCCCCCGACCTGGACCCGATCGGCTGGTACGGCGGCAACAGTGGGGTGAATTATGATCTGGCTGACGGTGAGGACACGACGAGCGGCGCGTGGTGGTCGGGTAAGCAGAAGCAATACCCCCATGAGCGGGCTGGTACGCGTCAGGTCAAAGGGAAGCTCCCCAATCCCTGGGGGCTGTACGACATGTTCGGCAACGTTTGGGAATGGACGCAGGATGCCTGGCATGACTCCTACGAGGGCGCGCCACTCGACGGTTCGGCTTGGGAGTCCGCTGAATCCGGCGCGTTGCGGGTGATCCGCGGGGGCTCCTGGGTCAACCTTGCGCGGGGCTGTCGTTCCGCCTACCGCAACAGGTTCGAGTCCGTCCTCCGCGACGACGACCTTGGCTTCCGGTGCGCCCGAGTTCAGGTCTTGTGAGCCAGGCGAGGATTAGGAAGAGCGGAACGCGATGGCCAGGGATAGCCTGTTCCGACAACAGCCGCCCGGCGTGCGCGCCCGCTCGCTAACCGGAGACCTTTTGTATGCAACTGCGCTTCTTCACCATCCCGATCCACGGGGGTGAGGCGACCGTCGAGGCGTTGAACCGCTTTCTGGCCGCCCAGCGGATCCTGTCCGTCGAGCGTCATCTGATCGAGGACGGCGGCGCGAGCGCCTGGGCCCTCTGCATTGCCTACGAACCGGCCGGCGAGGGCGGTCGACCACCGACCACACGGTGCGGCAAGGTTGATGATTGCGGGGTCTTGCGTGAGCCCCGGCACCGACCTCGGTTGACGCGATGCCGCAACCCAATGACCCCCGGTGTGCCGGTCGCCGGTGCAGTCGCCCGGCGAAGGCTCGCCGGTGGGTCGACCCGATCTCGATCGTCAACGCTGAAAAGGGCCGTTGAGTCACGGCGGGCGCCATGACGGCAAAGGGGGTCAAGGTATTGTCCGCGAGGCGGTCGTCATTCGTCGGGTGGCGGGGCGCGCGCGGCAGCTCATTTTTGCTTCGCCGTGCCGGTGTGGCTCCGGCTGGCGAAATCAGGTGACAGGGTTCAGATGGTCAGCGTCCTCTCAATCGATCCGTCCTGGCATCCGCTGATCAACGGCTGCCCGCCCGCGTGGGCGAGCGAGTGGGGCGAGGACCGTTACGGCGTCTTCGTCGCCTTCACCCTGGATGCGGTCACGCAGCGGCTGCGGTGGATTCCGCCGGGGCGGTTCTGGATGGGCTCGCCGGAGGAGGAGACCCAGGGGTTGGCCGAGGATGATGCGGAGCATGCTTGGTTCGAGCAGGAGCATCCACGGCATGCGGTCATCATCTCGCGCGGCTTCTGGCTGTTCGATACACCCTGCACCCAGGCGCTGTGGGAGGCGGTGATGGACGAGAACCCCAGCCGCTTCAAGAGCCCGGATCGCCCCGTCGAGCAGGTGAGCTGGGACGATGTACAGACCTTCATCGACCGGATCAATGCGCGGGTTCCCGACCTCGGGCTGAGTCTCCCGACCGAGGCCCAGTGGGAGCATGCCTGCCGGGCCGGCACCGAGACCGCGCTCTACACCGGCCCCATCGAGATCCTTGGCAAGAACAATGCCCCGGCGCTGGACTCAATCGCCTGGTACGGCGGCAACAGCGGCGTCGATTTCGAGTTGGAAGAGGGTTTCGACTCATCTTCCTGGTCCGATATGCAGTATCCGAATCCCCGCTCCGGCACCCATCCAGTGGGTAGGAAGCAGCCGAATCCCTGGGGTCTAACCGACATGCTCGGTAATGTCTGGGAATGGTGTGCCGATGGTCTACGTCATTATGAGCCGACTATGGCGGTCGATCCTGAAGGTTCGACAGAGGTTGGCGCGAAGCGAGTGATCCGCGGGGGCTCCTGGGAAGACGAGGCGCGGATCTGTCGTTCCGCCTACCGCGACGGGTACAGGCCCGACGGCCGCGGCGACTATCTTGGCTTCCGCTGCGCCCGAGTTCAGAGTTCATGACCCGAACAGGTTGGAGTCGGGATGAGCAGAGCGCGTGAGCCCATCGGTCCTCAATGCGCCGCGCGCTCGGCCTCCATTGCCGCCTCGGCCAGCACCGTCTCCGATACGCCGCGCTTCTTCAGGGCCGCGATCAATCGTGCGGTCTGGTCCGTGGCGTAGCGTGCCTCGTCGCGCCGTAGCCCCTCGCTGACGTAGAGCTTGAGCAGCGCCTGATAGCCGGAGAATCCGCGCAGTGGCGCGATCTCCTTGAGCGATTCGACCACGTCGACGGGGATGCGCAAGGTGATGCTGGTCATCGGGCGGTCCTTGCGCAGACGGCTCTTGATGCGGTCAGGAATGCTCATGGGTGCGTCTCTCCTCTTGGGTGGCCCGACGGGCGGAGATGAGGCGAATCACCTCGTCCGATCGTTCGATGTGTACCACGAACAGGAGCCGTGCCGTGGCGTCGTAGCCGATCACAGCGTCACGGGCCTCGTCGTGCCGGCTTGCGTCCACCAGACGGAACAGCGGGTCGAAGAATACCGTGGCCGCCTGCTCGAAGGTGATCCCGTCGTGGCGCAGCGGATTGATCGATGCCTTGCGCGCGTCCCACACGAAGGACAGGCCATTGAGTTCGTAGCGGACATCCATAGCAGGGAAGTCTAGCTAATATATGTACTTTGTACATACATTGCTTTCGATCTGTCTTGCATGGCTGGTCGGTTGAGTCTGGTGGTGTCCGCGCCATGCGCTCGGTCATGGCTCGATGTCTGGCGCGACCGCTCAGGGCTTTGTGCTCGCACATGCCTTCCCGCCCGCCGGATGACGCCCCTCCCACCCCCTCGGTATGATCCCACCAAGTCCTTTCTCCCAAGAGTGTTGCTATGTCCCTGAAGAATGGTGTTCTGCTCGATCTTGCGACGATCGATCGGGACGATCTCGATCTCTCCGCGTTGGCGGGGGTGTGCGAGGGGTGGCGGCGTCATGCCTATACCGAGCCCGCCGAGGTGGCGGCGCGGATCGCCGATGCCGAGGTGGTGGTGACCAACAAGGTGGTGCTCGACCGGCAGGCGTTGAGCGGGGCGCGGTCGCTGCGGCTGGTGTGCGTGGCCGCCACCGGCACCAACAATGTCGATCTGGAGGCGGCGCGCGAGCTGGGCATCGCGGTGGCCAATGTCGCCGGTTACGCGACGCCCTCGGTGGTGCAGCACGTCTTCTCGCTGATCCTCGCCCTCACCACCCGGCTGCCCGAGTATCAGCGCGCGATCGACGCCGGGGCCTGGCAGCGTCACGACAGCTTCTGCGTGATGGATTACCCGATCCGCGAACTCGCCGGGCGCACCCTGGGGATCGTCGGGCTCGGTGATCTCGGCGGCGGGGTGGCGCGGGTGGCCGAGGCCTTCGGCATGAAGGTGCTGGTCGCGCAGCGTCCAGGTGGGGCGCTGCGTGTCGGGCGGCTGATGCTGGAGGCCTTGCTGCCGCGGGTCGACGTGCTCAGTCTGCACTGTCCGCTCACCGAAGCGACGCGCGGGCTGATCGGCGCGCGCGAGCTGGGGCTGATGCGGCGCGACGCGCTGCTGATCAACACCGCCAGGGGCGGTATCGTCGACGAGCAGGCGCTGGCCGAGGCGCTGCGCGCCGGCACCATCGGCGGTGCCGGGGTCGACGTGCTGAGTGCCGAGCCGCCGCGTGCGGGCAATCCGCTGCTCGACCCCACGATCCCCAACCTGATCGTCACCCCGCACATCGCCTGGGCCAGTCGCGAGGCGCGCCAGCGCATGGTCGACGAGATCGCCGCCAACATCTCCGCCTGCCTCGCCGGCACGTCGCGCAACCGTGTTGCCTGAGCCGCCAACCTTTGGCCGCCAGAGGGAAACCGCTACGGCATCAAGGGTTGGCGTCCTGGCGGTTCAATCTCCTGGTCGCCGATCGTCACCGCGTGCGAACAGGGCCGAGGCCCGGGTTCCGATCCAGCGCCGGGTGTCCTGCTCGATACCGTACAGACAGGGGATCAGCACCAGCGAGATCAGGGTGCCGAAGAGGATGCCCCAGGCCATGGCGAGCACCATCGGGGTGATGAAGGGGCTGGAGCCGGCGAGCCCGTAGGCGGTGGGGATCAGACCGGCGACCGTGGTCAGCGAGGTGATGACGATCGGGCGCAGACGCGCGGCGGTGCCGTCGGCGATTCCTTGGTCGTCGAGCCGGCCGTCGGCGCGCGCACGCTGGCGGTTGAGGGCGTGGACCAGCACCACCGAGTCGTTGACCAACACCCCGATCAGGCCAAGCACGCCGATCAGCGCGATCAGGCTCAGCGGCTCGCCCTGCAGGCCGAGCCCGACGATCACCCCGGACAGACCGAAGGGGATGGCGGCGAGGATCAGCAGTGGTTGGGTGAAGGAGCCGAAGAGCAGCACCAGGACCACCAGGATCGACAGCGCGCAGACGACGAAGGCGATACCGATGTCGC
Coding sequences within:
- the darG gene encoding type II toxin-antitoxin system antitoxin DNA ADP-ribosyl glycohydrolase DarG, whose translation is MIEFTQGNLLDADVDAIVNTVNTVGVMGKGIALMFKEKYPENNRAYMAYCKAGAFEPGSLFVTRQSDLLGPLWIVNFATKQHWRHPSKMEWIESGLRELREFIEDNQVRSIAVPPLGAGNGKLDWSAVRPCIERALGDLESVRVVVFEPTAKYQNVAKRTGVQALTPARAMIAELVRRYWILGFECSLLEIQKLAWLLERAIERHELDNPLDLRFEANRYGPYAHRLHHLLDGLDGSYLHCDKRLADAGPLDVIWFEEARKEYLSTYLAGPEMAPYREAFDETVALIDGFQSPLGMELLATVDWLLSREGCEPSVQGVIAALATWPGGKDAGERKRRLFDDRLIRLALDRLAS
- a CDS encoding trypco2 family protein; the protein is MSDTTDEIERIPLKAMLSQLRQELIDAKAEGERKDLKFMVDDIELELQLATTQERGGGTGIKFWVLNANLKGKDTSVATQTLKLKLKAVQEVEDPATGEPSTVPAKISGRLSG
- a CDS encoding trypsin-like serine peptidase gives rise to the protein MVGLRTEHCVEIRVPAGGGEFCFGSGYALAPHWVLTAYHVLFDADRDLNSQTFEIVWRDSRGHPIEPEQSITRTDILWYNKEHDIALIRCEPRASDLVSPWYLIDQRRPAARARCDCCGYLAGLQDEAHCPRRKAPQGILGRSDALTADLDGLNVQLQQDKYWGGFSGSAVFSANRLVGIVRRVNTGESGKGLTLSFIAPALLADGDEPQMGRLREVEDFLVCPGKDACWKGLRSYVIDQLDAHDGLRKHLADCCRSHLAPGTEILGADALADTLFSLPQREIARALGLALDQMQPTQDRAGIQSVEYLALVCLRLLAADQGAVPPLVGAAKTYDGSPVSVAASPPMLLDLESKLAEASDNAPQLCVAGNHLRSPLDLTPEHNTGLDPDGRRAQQDAKDAYAVKNVPGMEWFRAEDAKAQVKKHVTGPHADTGITSSDLPVDDDECGHFLSDLLYQEGKSRSYYVRVPATWHCEEANVLRALGRWAPELLVVDLERTKDQARTGYLAALHSVIMRCQKALSQDDSEGNS
- a CDS encoding AAA family ATPase, which codes for MTLSRFIRRLPHPPITLEQVGGRSFTHLFEQSHLDAINTALACNRPLLLTGEPGVGKTQLARAAAKALGRAYVRCTVDAKTESRDLLWQFDAVARLADAQLASVCDWDASTCEKKLAPANYLIPGPLWWGLNWGSAEKRPKAVAPPQLDGGNHEQGVVVLIDEIDKAEIDVPNGLLEVLGDGSFQPEGLDNPVRADGIAPFIVITSNRERGLPDAFVRRCVVMRMALPKDDTELRKRLVERGQAHSKLSPEVLGQAADLLIKDRKASTKLPRPGQAEYLDLLRAVEEQLTVTASGPSAEELLNRIEPYLLRKTEAV